The proteins below are encoded in one region of Clostridium fermenticellae:
- the cas1b gene encoding type I-B CRISPR-associated endonuclease Cas1b, which translates to MGKDYYIFTDGQIKRRENTIHFSNGGDLSRDIPIEAVERLHLFGEITLNTKFFNFISKYGVIVNFYNYYGFYSGSYYPRKKNVSGYLLVNQADFYNKKEKRMYIAKCFIDSAAHHILRNLRKHKIDTEEVIKKIEKERINMISSKNINELMGAEGRMRNAYYSAYNYILKNGFTFEKREKRPPSDPVNSLISFGNSMMYTTVLGEIYKTQLDPTISFLHEPSTKRFSLCLDISEIFKPLVVDPLIFSLINNRMITMNDFDIQEDVCFLNDKGRKRFIKEYENKLSTTIRHRSLNRNVSYRNFIKLECYKLIKYFIGDEVYKPLKAWW; encoded by the coding sequence ATGGGTAAGGATTATTATATATTTACTGATGGACAGATAAAAAGAAGAGAAAATACAATCCATTTTAGTAATGGCGGAGATTTATCTAGAGATATTCCAATAGAAGCAGTTGAAAGATTGCATCTTTTTGGTGAAATAACATTAAACACTAAGTTTTTTAACTTTATAAGCAAGTATGGTGTTATAGTAAATTTTTATAATTATTATGGATTTTATTCTGGAAGTTATTATCCAAGAAAAAAGAATGTATCAGGATATTTATTGGTGAATCAAGCCGATTTTTATAATAAAAAAGAAAAGAGAATGTATATAGCTAAATGTTTCATTGATAGCGCTGCTCATCATATACTTAGAAATCTGAGAAAACATAAGATAGATACAGAAGAGGTTATAAAAAAGATTGAAAAAGAAAGAATAAACATGATATCTTCTAAAAATATAAACGAGTTAATGGGAGCAGAGGGAAGAATGAGAAATGCTTATTATTCTGCTTACAATTATATTTTGAAAAATGGATTTACCTTTGAAAAAAGAGAAAAGAGGCCACCATCAGATCCTGTAAATTCATTAATTTCTTTTGGAAATAGTATGATGTATACAACTGTTTTAGGAGAAATATATAAAACTCAGTTAGATCCTACTATAAGTTTTCTTCATGAACCTTCCACAAAAAGATTTTCTTTATGTCTTGATATATCTGAAATTTTCAAACCATTAGTAGTAGATCCTTTGATATTTTCACTTATTAATAATAGAATGATAACAATGAATGATTTTGATATTCAAGAGGATGTATGTTTTTTAAATGATAAAGGTAGAAAAAGATTTATAAAGGAATATGAAAATAAACTTTCAACTACCATAAGGCATAGAAGTTTAAATAGAAATGTATCTTACAGAAATTTTATAAAACTTGAATGTTATAAACTTATAAAATATTTTATTGGTGATGAAGTTTACAAACCGTTGAAAGCATGGTGGTAG
- the cas2 gene encoding CRISPR-associated endonuclease Cas2, protein MFVILTYDVGEKRVNRVRKIVKKYLTWTQNSVFEGDITESKLHKCLSEINRNTVRSEDSVYIYRVQNSNNIKKDIIGVEKNYDELFL, encoded by the coding sequence ATGTTTGTTATATTAACTTATGATGTTGGTGAAAAAAGAGTAAACAGGGTAAGAAAAATTGTAAAAAAGTATTTAACATGGACACAAAATTCGGTTTTTGAAGGAGATATAACAGAATCCAAGCTTCATAAATGCTTATCTGAAATAAATAGAAACACAGTAAGGTCAGAAGATTCAGTTTATATTTATAGAGTGCAAAATTCTAACAATATAAAGAAAGATATAATAGGAGTAGAAAAAAATTATGATGAATTGTTTCTTTAA
- a CDS encoding serine dehydratase subunit alpha family protein, protein MHELTQLIKDDMKPALGVTEPGAIAFAVAKARSYTKGNLVKINVAMNSGMYKNAFTCGIPNSSEVGNVFAAALGYVAGDAEKGLEALENVTREDNIEASKLVKAGAVSVELKGITSKIFIEAAVVTESDTAVVTINDSHTNITKITVNGKIEMEQRCEKEDDGDELSKGTFDIHKYTLQQLYDYIATVDIKEISFIKEAYKVNLELFGEGLKNPRTTFARHLLKNNEGKEISKDEQSTASLLCNAAIEARVIGLDKPAMSITGSGAHGIIATMPLYAAYKVNDYTEEQLLRATALSYLVCMYIKEYSGKLSAFCGCAIAAGTGMACALVYLRGGTVDMMIHVINNMASSITGMICDGGNQGCTMKGIVAVDAAYKAVDFAMNGIYIDDVHGINGKTPEETMKNMGCIASPGMIGTEKTIVEIFENKRKINS, encoded by the coding sequence ATGCATGAATTAACGCAATTAATTAAAGATGACATGAAGCCTGCATTAGGGGTAACAGAACCAGGAGCAATTGCTTTTGCAGTAGCGAAAGCGAGAAGCTATACAAAAGGAAATTTAGTAAAAATAAATGTAGCAATGAACAGTGGTATGTATAAGAATGCATTTACATGCGGTATACCAAACAGCAGCGAGGTTGGCAATGTCTTTGCTGCGGCACTTGGGTATGTGGCAGGAGATGCTGAGAAAGGCCTTGAAGCATTGGAAAATGTAACAAGGGAAGATAATATAGAAGCTAGCAAACTGGTAAAGGCTGGTGCTGTTTCAGTAGAGCTTAAGGGAATTACAAGTAAAATATTTATAGAGGCTGCAGTTGTTACTGAAAGTGATACAGCAGTTGTCACTATTAACGATTCTCACACTAATATCACAAAGATTACTGTAAATGGAAAAATAGAAATGGAACAAAGATGTGAAAAAGAAGACGACGGTGATGAGCTGTCAAAAGGAACATTTGATATACATAAATACACTCTTCAGCAATTATATGATTATATTGCAACTGTTGATATTAAAGAAATAAGTTTTATAAAAGAAGCTTATAAAGTTAATCTGGAATTATTTGGTGAAGGGTTAAAGAATCCTAGAACAACATTTGCGAGGCATCTTTTAAAAAACAATGAAGGAAAGGAAATCTCCAAAGATGAACAGTCTACTGCATCTTTACTGTGTAATGCGGCAATTGAAGCCCGTGTAATTGGTTTGGATAAGCCAGCAATGAGCATTACAGGTTCAGGTGCCCATGGAATTATAGCTACCATGCCTTTGTATGCAGCTTATAAAGTAAATGATTATACTGAAGAACAGCTGCTTCGCGCTACCGCATTAAGCTATTTAGTCTGCATGTATATTAAAGAGTATTCTGGAAAACTTTCAGCCTTCTGTGGCTGTGCAATAGCAGCCGGTACTGGAATGGCCTGCGCGCTGGTATACTTACGAGGGGGGACGGTAGATATGATGATACATGTGATTAATAATATGGCAAGTAGTATTACTGGTATGATATGTGATGGTGGAAATCAGGGTTGTACCATGAAAGGAATTGTTGCTGTAGATGCTGCCTATAAAGCTGTGGATTTTGCAATGAACGGTATATATATTGATGATGTACATGGCATTAATGGTAAAACCCCTGAAGAAACCATGAAGAATATGGGCTGTATTGCATCTCCAGGAATGATTGGTACCGAAAAAACTATTGTAGAGATTTTTGAAAACAAAAGAAAGATTAATTCATAA
- a CDS encoding YhbD family protein: MKEEDLISKKELLKIMDISYGQLYRWKRKKLIPEEWFIKKSSFTGQETFFPRDEILDRVKKIKSFKEDASLDELAVIFSPNLSTVFLEEKDVLKQNIVSKNAINLYKDTHKESKGFYFNELLFMNIVDRFIKSGKASLEEGKLIMNTLEKNYKNFDGRYCDVVLIRKFGVAFCLLMLVPNEIYIESEAVLVLKVDSRECVEELKSKMNL, encoded by the coding sequence ATGAAGGAAGAAGATCTAATTTCCAAGAAAGAATTACTTAAAATAATGGATATATCTTATGGTCAATTATATAGATGGAAGCGAAAAAAACTTATACCTGAAGAATGGTTTATAAAAAAATCAAGTTTTACAGGTCAGGAAACATTTTTCCCGAGGGATGAAATATTAGATAGAGTAAAAAAAATTAAAAGCTTCAAGGAAGATGCATCATTGGATGAGCTTGCAGTTATATTTTCTCCAAATTTATCAACAGTATTTTTGGAAGAGAAAGATGTGCTCAAACAAAACATTGTTTCTAAGAATGCCATAAATCTATATAAGGATACTCATAAGGAAAGCAAGGGATTTTACTTTAATGAGTTATTATTCATGAATATTGTGGACAGATTTATTAAGTCTGGTAAGGCAAGCTTAGAAGAGGGAAAGCTTATCATGAATACCTTAGAAAAAAACTACAAAAATTTTGATGGCAGGTATTGTGATGTAGTTCTCATAAGAAAATTTGGAGTAGCATTTTGTCTTTTGATGCTGGTACCGAATGAAATATATATTGAAAGTGAGGCTGTACTTGTACTAAAAGTAGATTCCAGAGAATGTGTAGAGGAATTGAAATCTAAAATGAATTTATAA
- a CDS encoding polymer-forming cytoskeletal protein: MEEKLVDMKISGSGNINGGRYNEVKISGAAKVEGDIECHSYKCSGSSFTNGSVKAHMVGISGSTKLSGNINADEITVSGSLHILGDADTKKMKISGGSDIGGSLHAEEVQISGTVFMNGDCEAENFNVRGEFKIGGLLNAGNIDVEMCGSCRVKDIGGENIKVKLGRRRLFTKMLNFFANGGRLEAGTIEGDDIFLENTTAKIVRGNNVVIGDNCDIEVIEYRNKVNIDSTSKTICKKID; this comes from the coding sequence ATGGAAGAAAAATTAGTGGATATGAAAATTTCAGGTTCAGGTAATATTAATGGTGGAAGATATAATGAAGTGAAAATCAGTGGAGCTGCTAAAGTTGAAGGTGATATAGAGTGTCACAGTTATAAGTGCTCGGGTTCTTCTTTTACTAATGGAAGTGTCAAAGCTCATATGGTTGGAATCAGCGGAAGTACTAAGCTATCAGGAAATATTAATGCTGATGAAATAACAGTAAGCGGTTCATTGCATATATTGGGTGATGCTGATACGAAAAAAATGAAAATAAGTGGGGGATCTGATATTGGTGGTAGTTTGCATGCAGAAGAAGTACAAATATCAGGTACAGTTTTCATGAATGGAGACTGTGAGGCAGAAAACTTTAATGTGAGAGGAGAATTTAAAATAGGAGGATTATTAAATGCAGGAAATATTGATGTAGAGATGTGTGGAAGCTGTAGGGTAAAAGATATAGGGGGAGAAAACATAAAAGTAAAATTGGGGAGAAGACGCCTTTTTACTAAAATGCTGAATTTTTTTGCAAATGGTGGAAGACTTGAAGCAGGTACAATAGAAGGTGATGATATATTTTTAGAAAATACTACAGCAAAGATAGTAAGAGGAAATAATGTTGTAATAGGGGATAATTGCGATATTGAAGTTATAGAATATAGAAATAAAGTAAATATTGACAGCACGTCTAAGACAATATGCAAGAAAATAGATTAA
- a CDS encoding cupin domain-containing protein, whose translation MKKVQLKDVSPYLAPLHFDMRSMKLHGTEETGAKQFWMGMSYFLPGGGAEYAYEDSPTEKIYFILDGEITVKSKTETFVLKKNDSIFIGPNEGREMINETNTVATVLVIISYK comes from the coding sequence ATGAAAAAAGTCCAATTAAAAGATGTATCACCATATCTTGCTCCATTACACTTTGATATGAGATCAATGAAATTGCATGGAACAGAAGAAACAGGCGCAAAACAATTCTGGATGGGAATGTCATATTTCTTACCAGGTGGTGGAGCTGAGTATGCTTATGAAGATTCACCTACTGAAAAAATATACTTTATATTAGATGGAGAAATCACAGTAAAATCAAAAACTGAAACATTTGTACTTAAAAAGAATGACTCTATTTTTATAGGACCAAATGAAGGAAGAGAAATGATTAATGAAACAAATACTGTAGCTACAGTATTAGTGATTATAAGCTATAAATAA
- a CDS encoding SDR family NAD(P)-dependent oxidoreductase, translating to MVEKQFVNNLFDVKGKVALITGATGAFGKAVAFGYGHAGMKVFITGRGDTKCKALCDELKLAGIECGYSIGDPAVEEDVQKVVKDAVAKFGEINVLVTAAGYNNPQPIVEQKLTEWKKIMDSDVQGTWLFCKYVGQQMIDQGKGGKVIMVSSARSKMGMANYTGYCTAKAGIDLMAQSLACEWTARYGINVNTVNPTVFRSDLTEWMFDTGSAVYKNFLKRLPIGRLGEPEDFIGPCIFLASSASDFMTGANIATEGGYWAN from the coding sequence ATGGTTGAAAAGCAATTTGTAAATAATTTATTCGACGTTAAAGGAAAAGTTGCTCTTATAACTGGTGCTACAGGTGCTTTTGGAAAAGCAGTTGCTTTTGGATATGGACATGCAGGAATGAAAGTTTTTATCACAGGACGTGGAGATACAAAATGCAAAGCACTTTGTGATGAATTGAAGTTAGCAGGAATAGAGTGTGGATATTCAATAGGAGATCCTGCAGTAGAAGAAGATGTTCAGAAAGTTGTTAAAGATGCAGTTGCTAAATTTGGAGAAATAAATGTATTAGTAACAGCAGCAGGATATAATAATCCTCAACCAATAGTAGAGCAGAAATTAACTGAATGGAAGAAAATTATGGATTCAGATGTTCAGGGAACATGGTTGTTCTGTAAATATGTTGGACAACAAATGATTGATCAGGGAAAAGGCGGAAAGGTTATAATGGTATCTTCTGCTCGTTCTAAGATGGGTATGGCTAACTATACAGGATATTGTACAGCAAAAGCTGGTATTGATCTTATGGCTCAATCACTTGCATGTGAATGGACTGCAAGATATGGTATAAATGTTAATACAGTTAATCCAACAGTATTCCGTTCAGATTTAACTGAGTGGATGTTTGATACTGGAAGTGCTGTTTACAAAAATTTCTTAAAACGTCTTCCAATTGGACGTCTTGGAGAACCTGAAGATTTCATAGGACCATGCATATTTCTTGCATCAAGTGCAAGTGACTTTATGACAGGTGCAAATATTGCTACAGAAGGTGGATATTGGGCTAATTAG
- a CDS encoding cyclase family protein, with translation MGKKVYIDLTHPFSAEIPRWPYFAKPVVDSMHTMAKGGVLTQRIDCVQHTGTHCDAPRHVMEIEFDGKRARYTHEMPVDAYMGDAVCLEIKVERWGLITAKHLEDACKRANIKPEELEGMVVCLNTGMHRKFDDSKEYYHYSCGTGVEAGKWFVKHKVKCVAMDLQALDHPLHTAMGNNGATRMNLLGASGKPITEEYKEQFGEEAYAEFDKEEYIRIHGKEAYDAKFGDLEAIGCWGTWEPCHKELLGHGIVGVENLGGDLDKVSGKRFRFLCLPIRWYMGDGSMVRCVAEIDEDDVNKGVSDRTYTYGGL, from the coding sequence ATGGGAAAGAAAGTTTATATAGATTTAACACATCCGTTCAGTGCAGAGATACCACGTTGGCCTTATTTTGCAAAACCAGTAGTTGATTCTATGCATACAATGGCAAAAGGTGGAGTTCTTACACAAAGAATTGATTGTGTACAACATACTGGTACACATTGTGATGCCCCACGTCATGTTATGGAAATTGAATTTGATGGAAAACGTGCTCGTTATACTCACGAAATGCCAGTTGATGCATACATGGGAGATGCAGTTTGCTTAGAAATTAAAGTTGAGCGTTGGGGATTAATCACAGCAAAACATCTTGAAGACGCTTGTAAACGTGCAAATATCAAACCAGAAGAATTAGAGGGAATGGTTGTTTGCTTAAATACAGGAATGCATCGTAAATTTGATGATTCAAAAGAATACTATCATTATTCATGTGGAACAGGTGTTGAAGCAGGAAAATGGTTTGTAAAGCACAAAGTTAAATGTGTTGCTATGGATTTACAGGCTCTTGACCATCCACTTCATACTGCTATGGGTAATAATGGAGCTACTCGTATGAACCTACTTGGTGCATCAGGAAAACCAATTACAGAAGAATACAAAGAGCAGTTTGGTGAAGAAGCATATGCTGAATTTGATAAAGAAGAATATATAAGAATTCATGGAAAAGAAGCATATGACGCTAAATTTGGTGATCTTGAAGCAATTGGATGCTGGGGAACATGGGAGCCTTGCCATAAGGAATTATTAGGACATGGTATTGTTGGAGTTGAAAATCTTGGTGGAGATTTAGACAAGGTATCCGGAAAACGATTCAGATTCTTATGCTTACCAATAAGATGGTATATGGGTGATGGATCTATGGTTCGCTGCGTTGCAGAAATAGATGAGGATGATGTAAATAAAGGCGTATCAGATAGAACTTACACATATGGAGGCCTTTAA
- a CDS encoding MFS transporter, producing the protein MSNIKLSKFNIFTILLIPFVWIYELSVVAPILGKVGEAFPTASTFELQLVVVMPFIASIPFSIISGKLARKYDKKNLIVLGLLIYGIAGVTPFFCRTLHQVLIFRLITGIGVGMVLPLPNSIIAELFTGTQRERMLGATTSVANVANVIDSIAVGFILTLGWRYPFLCFLVCILIMFVAMAGLPKCPPVVQDINASSEQFSGTGVPKIVYALLAFMAVNWMFFAFNINNTALFMTSEHIGLPWMIGIAISLPGGISIISGIVFPNFYHKTRNFLVPIAVAIFAAGYIVMFFTHNFTTQCVANCLIGFGSGLLPPYILNLTSQKVELAKRDAAYGIVTAGIHVGFLSSPFVQLLISATTGIEAFRSLYGICAIGLAICTVIAFFVVARIKKELVIETVQE; encoded by the coding sequence ATGAGTAACATAAAATTATCAAAATTTAATATTTTTACAATTTTATTAATACCATTTGTTTGGATATATGAACTTTCAGTAGTTGCTCCAATTTTGGGTAAGGTAGGGGAAGCATTTCCTACTGCATCTACTTTTGAATTACAGTTAGTTGTTGTTATGCCATTTATTGCATCTATTCCTTTTAGTATAATTTCAGGAAAGTTGGCTAGAAAATATGATAAGAAAAATTTAATTGTACTAGGCTTGCTCATTTATGGAATTGCTGGTGTAACTCCATTTTTCTGTCGTACATTGCATCAAGTATTGATATTCAGGTTGATTACAGGTATTGGAGTCGGAATGGTATTACCTTTACCAAATTCTATAATTGCAGAATTATTTACAGGAACCCAAAGGGAAAGAATGCTTGGAGCAACGACTAGTGTAGCGAATGTAGCTAATGTAATTGATAGTATAGCAGTAGGATTTATTTTAACACTTGGATGGAGATATCCATTTTTATGTTTCCTTGTTTGTATTCTTATAATGTTTGTTGCGATGGCTGGATTACCAAAATGTCCTCCAGTTGTTCAAGATATTAATGCTTCAAGTGAACAGTTTTCTGGCACGGGAGTTCCAAAAATTGTTTACGCTTTACTTGCATTTATGGCTGTTAACTGGATGTTCTTTGCATTTAATATTAATAACACTGCTTTATTTATGACGTCTGAGCATATAGGATTACCTTGGATGATTGGTATAGCAATTTCTCTGCCGGGAGGAATCAGCATTATATCAGGAATAGTTTTTCCAAACTTTTACCATAAAACGAGAAATTTTTTGGTTCCTATAGCTGTAGCAATTTTTGCAGCAGGATATATAGTAATGTTCTTTACTCATAATTTTACAACTCAATGTGTTGCAAATTGCTTAATTGGATTTGGCTCTGGATTGCTTCCACCTTATATTTTAAATTTGACATCTCAAAAAGTTGAATTAGCAAAAAGAGACGCTGCATATGGTATTGTAACTGCTGGTATTCATGTTGGATTTTTATCCTCACCATTTGTTCAGCTTTTAATATCAGCTACAACAGGAATTGAAGCTTTTAGAAGCTTATATGGAATTTGTGCTATTGGGTTAGCTATTTGCACAGTTATAGCCTTCTTTGTAGTAGCAAGAATTAAGAAAGAACTAGTAATAGAAACAGTACAAGAATAA
- a CDS encoding CoA transferase subunit A: protein MNKIKSIDEVMEYIKDGMTIMIGGFMGAGTPELIIDAMVENGIKDLTIIANDTGFPNQGIGKLIANKRAKKVIASHIGLNSETGRQMQANELEVELIPQGTLAEQIRCGGSGIGGFLIETGVGTIVEKGKRKIKIEDKEYLLELPLRGDVAILGGSIVDKKGNIFYNGSTRNFNPLIATAADTVIVGAEKLVEVGEIDQNNVMTPGIFVDYIVGGEN from the coding sequence ATGAATAAGATCAAAAGTATTGACGAAGTAATGGAATATATAAAAGATGGAATGACCATTATGATAGGAGGATTTATGGGAGCGGGTACTCCTGAACTTATTATTGATGCAATGGTTGAAAACGGTATAAAGGATTTGACAATAATAGCAAATGATACAGGTTTTCCAAATCAGGGGATTGGAAAACTTATAGCAAATAAGCGCGCTAAAAAAGTAATTGCATCTCACATTGGTTTAAATTCTGAAACTGGCAGACAAATGCAGGCTAATGAGTTAGAAGTAGAACTAATACCTCAGGGAACATTAGCAGAGCAGATAAGATGCGGCGGTTCCGGAATAGGTGGATTTTTAATAGAAACTGGAGTAGGTACTATTGTGGAAAAAGGAAAGAGAAAGATAAAAATTGAAGATAAGGAATATCTTTTAGAATTACCGTTAAGGGGAGATGTAGCTATATTAGGTGGATCTATAGTAGATAAAAAAGGTAATATTTTTTATAATGGGTCAACAAGAAATTTTAACCCGTTAATAGCAACTGCTGCGGATACAGTTATAGTAGGAGCAGAAAAACTTGTAGAAGTTGGAGAAATTGATCAAAATAACGTGATGACGCCGGGTATATTTGTAGATTATATAGTTGGAGGTGAAAATTAA
- a CDS encoding 3-oxoacid CoA-transferase subunit B, whose translation MDSKMAKQFIAKRIAKELKDGDVVNLGIGLPTMVANYIPEDTDITLQSENGFVGLGSTPQKGQENKDIVNAGGQPVTIKEGGAFFDSAVSFGIIRGGHVDATVLGALEVDQKGNLANFMVPGKMVPGMGGAMDLVSGAKKVIIAMTHTTAKGEPKILKQCRLPLTAVGKVSLIVTEIGVMEVTKDGLILKEIADGVGIEDILAATEADLIIDENLKTMEA comes from the coding sequence ATGGATAGTAAAATGGCTAAACAATTTATTGCAAAGAGGATTGCAAAGGAATTAAAAGATGGCGATGTAGTAAACCTTGGAATAGGACTTCCTACGATGGTTGCTAATTATATACCGGAAGATACGGATATAACATTGCAGTCAGAGAATGGTTTTGTAGGATTAGGATCAACGCCTCAAAAAGGACAGGAAAATAAAGATATAGTAAATGCTGGAGGACAGCCTGTTACTATTAAAGAAGGAGGAGCTTTCTTTGATAGTGCAGTATCCTTTGGAATCATTAGAGGTGGACATGTCGATGCTACTGTTTTAGGGGCATTAGAAGTTGATCAAAAAGGAAACTTAGCGAATTTTATGGTTCCTGGTAAAATGGTTCCAGGTATGGGAGGAGCCATGGATTTAGTTAGTGGAGCAAAGAAAGTAATTATTGCAATGACACATACAACGGCTAAAGGAGAACCAAAAATATTAAAGCAGTGTAGATTGCCTCTTACGGCAGTAGGAAAGGTAAGTCTTATTGTTACAGAAATAGGAGTTATGGAAGTTACAAAAGATGGACTTATATTAAAAGAGATTGCTGATGGAGTAGGTATAGAAGATATATTGGCTGCTACCGAAGCTGATTTAATAATTGATGAAAATTTGAAAACAATGGAAGCATAA
- a CDS encoding acetyl-CoA C-acetyltransferase, whose amino-acid sequence MKEVVIASAVRTAIGKFGGTLKDVSAVDMGAAVIKEALKRANVNSENVDEVIMGNVLQAGLGQNPARQALIKAGIPEEVPGFTINKVCGSGLRAVSLAAQLIKTGDEDIIVAGGMENMSRAPYILNKIRWGERMGEGKLVDEMIQDGLWDAFNQYHMGITAENIAEQWGITREMQDEFSLSSQQKAEAAIKGGKFKDEIVPITIKNRKGEKVFDTDEFPRFGSTIEGLAKLKPSFKKDGTVTAGNASGINDAASALVIMSEEKAKELGIKPMATILSYGTRGLDPKIMGYGPFYATKKALEKANLTIDDMDLIEANEAFAAQSLAVARDLKFDMSKVNVNGGAVALGHPIGASGARILTTLLYEMKKRNSKKGLATLCIGGGMGTAIIIEM is encoded by the coding sequence ATGAAGGAAGTAGTTATAGCAAGTGCTGTTAGAACAGCAATAGGAAAATTTGGAGGAACATTAAAAGATGTTTCAGCAGTTGATATGGGAGCAGCAGTTATAAAAGAAGCATTAAAGAGGGCAAATGTAAATTCTGAGAATGTAGATGAAGTTATAATGGGAAATGTACTGCAGGCAGGACTTGGACAAAATCCAGCAAGACAGGCACTTATAAAAGCAGGAATTCCAGAAGAAGTACCGGGATTCACAATAAATAAGGTTTGTGGATCAGGACTCAGGGCAGTCAGCCTGGCAGCACAGTTAATAAAAACCGGAGACGAAGATATTATAGTTGCTGGTGGAATGGAAAATATGTCGAGAGCCCCTTATATATTGAATAAGATAAGATGGGGCGAGAGAATGGGAGAAGGAAAATTAGTTGATGAAATGATACAGGACGGATTATGGGATGCATTCAACCAGTATCATATGGGAATAACAGCAGAAAATATAGCAGAGCAGTGGGGAATTACAAGAGAAATGCAGGATGAGTTTTCATTATCTTCACAACAAAAGGCAGAAGCTGCAATAAAGGGTGGAAAGTTTAAGGATGAAATAGTTCCAATTACAATAAAGAATAGAAAAGGTGAAAAGGTATTCGATACAGATGAATTTCCTAGATTTGGTTCCACAATTGAGGGATTGGCAAAATTGAAACCATCATTTAAGAAAGATGGGACAGTTACCGCAGGAAATGCATCAGGTATAAATGATGCAGCGTCAGCTTTAGTAATAATGAGTGAAGAGAAGGCAAAGGAACTTGGTATAAAACCTATGGCAACCATACTTTCATATGGAACAAGAGGACTGGATCCAAAAATAATGGGATATGGACCATTTTATGCAACAAAAAAAGCTCTGGAAAAAGCTAATTTAACTATTGATGATATGGATTTGATAGAAGCAAACGAGGCATTTGCAGCTCAAAGTTTGGCAGTTGCCAGGGATTTGAAATTTGATATGAGCAAGGTTAATGTAAATGGAGGGGCGGTAGCACTTGGACATCCTATTGGAGCATCAGGAGCTAGAATACTCACTACATTACTTTATGAAATGAAGAAAAGAAACTCTAAGAAAGGTTTAGCAACACTTTGCATAGGTGGTGGTATGGGTACCGCTATTATTATAGAGATGTAA
- a CDS encoding 3-keto-5-aminohexanoate cleavage protein, giving the protein MSVKKTIITVAPTGAWPKKKDNPNVPMTPQEIADDVYECYKLGAAICHLHMRDDEGNGTMDKTKFEETVDLIKKKCNIVINCTTSGDLNATDETRQAHLRSIRPEIASYDCGSMNWMHNSLFINHPKFLEELGMTMQELDVKPEIEIFDAGMIYNSLYYVKKNVLKTPCHYQLVLGAAGGSTATVENLVYLKGLLPEGSTWGALGIGKQHVPIMLATVALGGHLRVGMEDNVMWSAGVLAKSNAQLVKRAADIIKISGNEIATPADTREILGLKRVCDFSK; this is encoded by the coding sequence ATGTCAGTGAAAAAAACAATTATTACAGTTGCACCAACTGGTGCATGGCCGAAAAAAAAGGATAATCCTAATGTTCCTATGACTCCACAGGAGATTGCAGATGACGTTTATGAATGTTATAAACTTGGAGCAGCAATTTGTCATCTTCATATGAGAGATGACGAAGGTAATGGAACAATGGATAAAACTAAATTTGAGGAAACTGTTGATTTGATAAAGAAAAAATGCAATATAGTTATTAATTGTACAACTTCTGGTGATTTAAATGCAACAGATGAAACAAGGCAGGCTCATTTAAGAAGTATTAGACCTGAAATTGCTTCTTATGATTGCGGTTCAATGAACTGGATGCATAATAGTCTATTTATAAATCATCCAAAATTCTTAGAAGAATTAGGAATGACAATGCAGGAGCTTGATGTAAAACCAGAAATTGAAATATTTGATGCAGGTATGATTTATAATTCTTTATATTATGTAAAAAAGAATGTATTAAAAACACCTTGCCATTATCAATTGGTTTTAGGAGCAGCTGGCGGATCTACTGCTACAGTTGAGAATTTGGTATATTTAAAAGGATTGTTACCAGAAGGCAGTACATGGGGAGCACTTGGAATTGGTAAACAGCATGTTCCAATAATGTTAGCTACAGTTGCACTAGGCGGTCACTTAAGAGTTGGTATGGAAGACAATGTAATGTGGAGCGCTGGAGTACTTGCAAAATCAAATGCGCAATTAGTAAAGCGTGCTGCAGATATTATTAAAATATCGGGAAATGAGATAGCAACTCCAGCTGATACAAGAGAAATACTAGGACTTAAAAGAGTATGTGATTTTTCAAAGTAA